AATCGCTAACTCACCATCTAAGGCATGTTTCTACTTGCCAAGTTAATTTCCACCaaccttcttcatcaacttGATGTCGAGGAGTTGGAATATGAGCTTGAACCAGGACGATTCCCGCGCGAGATCAATGCTGCGTAAGACTCCTAACCTTCAAGTTGAAAGCGCGGGACAAGTAATTGCTGACGTCTGATTTCTGTTTACAGTTACTCTCGAATTATCGTGAGAATATTCGACCATGTGTCCGAGTCGGAACAGCACGGGAGTAGGATGCTACTGAGCTGGCTGGTTTGCGCCAAACGGTCCATGAAGTGGCATGAGATCCAGGGCGTGAAGTCCATTGACTTGGAAACAAAGTCGGTAGATTTCCGACGCTTGCGGTTTCGCGTTGACTCAAAAGATCTTTGCGGATCGCTCGTTGAAATCCGGTCCGACGGGACGGTAGAACTTGTTCATCTGACCGCTAAACTGTAAGATCCCTATGTCCCCATTCCGTCTTACCATTCATGCTTCTAACCTTGTTCAAGCTTTCTTATCAGTGAAAAACATGTCAACCCAGCGCGAGGAGAATTGCAACTAGCTTCTCTGTGTGTCAATTATCTCAACTTTCCTATCTTCAACGATGAGCTTGAACCCAAAGAGAAGCATTGTCTCATCCTTAATGGGTCCTACGCGTTCATGGACTATGCCATTATTTACTGGGTGCGGCATCTTGAGGCTAGTTTGGCATCTCTGGAAAAAGACGGTACCGATGCGCGCGATATTTCCGAGACCCTAGAAGATTTTATTGAGCTTCACTACATCAATCCAGCCACTCACTTTCCCGTCTCACAAGGAAACGCTGCAAGACTTCGCTGCTTTGAGGATCTGGATTGTCATGACCGACTGCAGCAGGCAGTCATATCGACACGAAAGCAGCTTACATTCTACGGTGAGATGAACAAAGCCGAGATCGCCCTCGACCTTGTGGACATGGTGGAGAGTATTCGAGCTGCACTTGAAAGGCTGCTGCTAGGGATCCAGaacggggatggggtggcagCCAAGCTTGAAAAGCACTATGGTTCTAACCTCTTCAAATGTCCCAGGCTCAGCTGCAAATTCTTCACGAACGGGTTTGCAACCGCTGAGCAACGGAACCAACACCTTGGAAAGCACCAGAGGCCTTTTCGATGTGCCATTGAGGGTTGTTTGAGTGGAACCACCGGTATGGCGTCGGAGAAAGAGCTACAAAAGCACATGAAGGAATCTCATGGCGGGTATCAGTCTCACGACGAGTTTCCAGACAACGATGAGGTATATCGGAGTCTCCAGCCACAGTTATTCATAACCAACTCCGGCAATCAGACAGGTTTAGTAGTTGAAGAGCCTACCGTGGCGGAAACGACAACACCTGAAGCACCTGAAGCCCAAGACCCAGCATCTAATAATGTCGCCTGGGAAGTGATAGGACATCAAAGGCAGCAGAGTAATAAAAGACAAAAGAGGGAGTATATATGCTGGTTTTGCAACAAAGTCTATAACCGCAAATTCAACCTCGACTCACATCTTTTAACTCATAGCGAGGACCGGCCTTGGAAGTGCGACCTCTGCACCAAAGCCTTTGCGCGGGAAAGCGACTTGAAGAGACATCGGCAAGGCCATGATGAAGGGAGCCATTTTCCGTGTCAAGGGTGTGGCAAGAAGTTTGCACGCCGGGATACATTGGCGAATCACCACAAGTCAAAGTTGGGGAAAAGGTGCTTGTCAGCCTTGAATTTGCAAAACCATGCTGAAGAGTCAACTCCATCGGCGTAGAATTCCCAGCACACAAACTGTACAAAATGTACCGCGGCTACCTCAATCAGAGGCCTGGCCGCGGGATCGTATTCCTAGTTCGCCATGTCAATATTAAGCTGATCCCTTACCAAATAACATCGGCATAACCCGAATTCATGATAAGCAGAATGGGTGTGTTCAGGTATCACTCGTAGCCCTCACAAACACCACGCACCAAAGGTCTGTTACTGCAATCCCAGCCCATCCTCTGCAACGTCCAGACGACGTTGCATCATATCACATGTTTCAAGCGCGTATCATGGAAGGAATTTTGCCTTCACCAAAAGTCCCTCGgtcaaaaagggggaagTTACGAAATGCCAAGCCGGCCACTCGACACATGCCGCTTATTAAGCCAACAGCTTGGCGAACCAATCACGCAACAAATGACGCACGGTTGTATAGTGTAGCGGTTATCACTCCGGATTCTGATTCCGGCAACCCCGGTTCGAGTCCGGGTACGACCTCATCTTTTCGCCTATTTTTTTGGGCCCAGATCGCCGGCGATTTGACTTTTATTGATGTTGGCAACTTTGCCACAAAATATTTGAGACACCAAAGTAGGTTAACATaccttaaaagatagtcaTAGGtcttaaaagatagtttgAAAAGcttcaaagatagttaaCAGACCTTAAAAGATCGTTTAAGGACCTATTAATGTACTTTTGAGGCAAAAGGTAGTTCACAGTATAGTATGGGTTAACTTACTTTTGCTGTGTGAATTACtttgtgggcagggtggTTGGGTAATACAGTGGCTAGCATTTTCATCTTCAAGATGACTGCTATATACATGCAGCATGAAAAGTCTAatatcatcagcatcatcagcatgaGACAATGTCGTGGTGCCAGTGGAATTCCGTGTtttcctcccacccccatttTCATCCAttttttaaaataaaaaaatctAATAATCAAAAAGAAATCGCTTCAAACAAAAGAACGTAAACATGATTTTCGCCagaaaaccaacaaccctcctAGTGGTATCATATTTTCCTCATCCCAacatccaactcccccttTTATTCCCCATCCCACAACCCCTTCTACCTGGCATGTGCATTCTGGTAAGTGATAGTAGCAGTCTTGGTCTGCACAATACCACCAGGGTTAATCGCCTTCTCGGACCCGCTCTCGCTCTTCCTGATCGGCTCCGAGGAAGCATAGTCATCGCCCGTCTCGATGGCGACAACGGTCTCGAGGGGGTACATgatgtcgtcgtcaaagcGCTGGTACTTGTCGCGCTTTTGAGATTGGGACtggttgccgccgccgccgccgccaaaggtGGGGGGGCCCCCGGACTTGGAGAGGCCGCTGTTGACGGGGTAGGCGGAGcgggcgttggaggagccgaggaggcgggggacgaagtggttgaggaagggcttgatggtggggagggtgccgcAGATGACGGAGAGGTTGGCTTCGGCGAAactgggaaaggggggttaattaggggagggggataggggggaagaggggaggcTTACATCCAGAGGAGAACGGGGCCACCGCCCCAGGATTGGTCAATGTCTCCCATGGAGACGATCAAAGCGTGGAGACGCATGATGGAGGTGAAAGACGTGCTGGATGATGGGTTAGGATGGCTCTTTTAGCTGAAGTAAAATGGCAAGTAAGATGGCTTACATTCCACCGACGCTAAAGGCAGCAATCAGAGCGATCTTGTGCTTAAGAGGGACATGAAGCTTGACAACGATGGGAATTggcaccgccagcaccatcaGATCGGTGATGGCACCGAGGATAGCCGTGGCCTGGTACAGAGCGGGCCGGTTGATGCACTCGCCGGGGATGCTGATGTCCCAAGCTGACTGGACGGGGTTGCAAGGGAAGATGGCGGCGAACATGATGGCGAACGATGAACCGACGACGATGAACATGACGACGTAAACGGTAATCTGGTACCACAATTGTGGCGCTAGCCTTCGATAGAGCAGCAAAAGTGCCAGCTTGGCGCCACATTGAACCGGGTTGTATAGAATCGGCAGGAGGTAGAGCGCTCTGAGGAACAGGAGGAACTTGGTAACGGGCATTTCCCACGAGTGTGTTCCCATGATTCCTCTCATAAAGTCCCCTTGATGGCTTGTGTTAGTGTGTGTGGAGATGAGTTTCTGGGTGTTGGGCAACATACGAACGATCATGGACTGCAGCGCGATGGAGCATCCCCAGGCAATGATCAGAGAGGCATCTTCGATCTGAAACCTCCTTCTGATGAATGCCTTAGTGTAGAGATGCTGCATCATGAACAGCAGAGCCAAGAAGTTACCAACTCCAAAGAGCCAGTAGGCCTCTGTCACGCTGTTGCGCGCTGGGTTCTCAAAGTCCACCACATAACCCTCCGGTGGGGGCATGATCACCGGCACGCCATTGACAGTCGGGAGTTGCATAGCCATCTTGTCGTATTCGGCGCCGTCGACTGTCGAGAATCCGTAAGTGTGCCGTcgaggctgaagaaggggaCAGGTTGAGTTCGATGTTTTGTCTGTTGTTCACGCCCGCGCGCTTATCTATCCGATTGAACTGTCGAGCAACAGGAAGTGTCgagaacaaaagaaacaaaaaggagTGAAGCGAAGGAGACTCTGTGAAGGAACATTGGCATGTCACTCATGTCAATCCTACCGTGTCTATCTATGCATGACTGTGTCTGCtacccttttcttcttctgcgtGGCCGTTTGGGTGTCAGTTTGCGTGGGAACCGGGCATTGCCGATCAGCTTCATCACATAAACAGCCAATTTTGCCCGTCTTCCTTTCTCCCTCAccgaccttgatggccagaAAAACGGCAAAAATTTGTGCCGGCAGTCATCTGCGCAGCATTTTGGAAAGCATTCGGTCTGGGGCGGGAGAGTGGGAAGCAGTCAGTACAACGTCGCCAGGGTGGTCGTTGAGACTAAGAGGAGTCGAAACAAAAGCCAAGGGGAGGAGCATGGGATGTGTCAGGGAAGTTGATAGGTGCTGAATCTATAGATGAGGCTAGTCAGGCCAAGTCAAGTTAAGCGTGGCAGAAATATCCACAATAACGGCTGCCAGAATCCACTCTGCTCCCCCCACCCTGCAACCTCTTGCAGCATTTCCTCAGGAAATCACCAACAAGTTCTTCATGCTTTgcttctttgcttcttcatTGCCCCCCCGTGTCCCCTCCGTGCTCCCCCACACGGTCCAGCCACTGCCTTCGTCTCGCGCCGCCCCGTGTCTGTGTGTCTGTCCGTTTCCCTTTCGTTGTATCAACGGCCACCCGTACCCCCACATGCTGTCACCTCCTTTCTACGCGATGTCTCCCGTCTCTCTTGACATCCGCCCAAAAGGACGTTGCCGACCAAACTTTTTCCGCTTACCGCCACTTGACGCAATGGAACGGAGGCGTGTCATTGCAGGAAGCTGTCACCTTCTGCCACGACGTCCAAGACCGAGGTCGGTAGAAAGCTGCCGACACGAAACCACAGACGGCGATCATTAACCTGCTCGCCTTCAATTACCGGTGGAGGGTTGCATATTCTCCGTTTCCCCCGCAAATAATGCCCTCTTTCTCCAATCACCACGTCGTGTTCTTGCAGGCACCGGACGATGTCGACACTTTCAACTCTTCCTGCAGCTCTCGCTTGGCCACCCGCAAGAATGGGACGACATGTTTGGGATGGCCCAGCACGCCCAGGTCTTGGGAGATATGCTTTCTGTTGCTGTCCCCAGTCTCCGGGGAGCTTTGCCGTCGACGTACCTTGCATCAATAGCCAAACCTCGGGCTTGAACCGAAACCCGGTAGCGAAACAAACCCCCTACATAAATGACTTGGCCCACTGTTGAGGAAGGGATGAGCATCCTGCACTACCAACACACTCGTTTTTATTGTCCCGTGGGCCATTACACTCCTTCAAGATGCACTTCACTCACCTTCTACTTTCATTCTGCTCCGTAGCATCAACCATGGCCGCCATCACCCCAAGACAGATCCCCTCCAAGGCCAAGTGCCTCCTCGACGCTGGACTCGGCGAGGCAGTTCTGGTTCGTGGAGATCCCCAATATGCTGAACGCGAGGCTTCATATTGGTCCAACAGCGCAAGGCTGAGTCCAGCTGCGATCCTCCGACCTCGCAATACCAAGGAGGTGGCCCTTGCCGTCAAGGCTCTTGCTGCCGCCAAACAGCCATTTGCCGTCCGTTCCGGTGGTCACACCAACTGGGCTGGCTCCAACAACATTGCCggcggcatcaccatcgatctcggcttcttcaacaccaccacctacaaTGCTGCTACCGAGACTGCCGATATCGGCCCTGGCTCCCGCTGGCGGGATGTCTACTCGGAGCTGATCAAGCACAAGCGTGCCGTTGCCGGTGGCCGTGAGGGCAATGTTGGTGTCGCCGGTCTTTTGCTCGGCGGCGGTAACACCTTCTTCACTGCCCGCCGTGGCTTCGCTTGCGATAACGTCGTCGCCTATGAGGTCGTCCTTGCCGACGGCCGCATTGTCACCGCCAGCAAGACCAGCTACCCCGACCTCTTTGTTGCCCTCAAGGGCGGCTCCAACAACTTCGGCATCGTCACCAAGTTCACCATGACCGCCATCCCATCCGACAAGGTGTGGGGCGGCATGGCCTTCCTTCCCAAGGACATTGCTCCCCAGGCCGTTGACGCCGTTGTTtccttcaccaacaacgTTGCCAATGACCCCGATAGCAACCTCGTCGCCATATTCACCCACATGCCCGACTTCAAGGACATTGTTGTTGCTACTCTCTACGCCAACATGGCCGGTGTCGAAAAGCCTGCTGCTTACAAGGAGTGGCTTGCTTTTCCCGAGATCATGAACACGGTCAagaacaccaccatcgcTGAGATGGCATTCGAGTACAACatccccgccaacctccaCGACATCTGgttcaccctctccttcaagAACGATGCTCGCATCCTCAACAAGGCTGTCGAGCTCCACGTCAAGCTCGTTGAGGACCTCAAGGCTTTTATCCCCGAGCAGaccttcaccacccagtGTCTCTTCCAGCCCCTCCCCACTGTCTTTGGCAAGAACTCGGTTGCTGCCGGTGGCAACATCATGGGTGTTGAGCGCCAAAAGTCTAACGGCGTTCTGTTCCTTGCTACCGCCATGGTCCAGACCCCtgagcaggagaagaaggcttaCCCTCTTGTCAAGACGTGGGTTGAGGAAGTCAAGAAGTTTGCCGCTACCATTGATGGCGGTCTTCAGGAGTGGACCTATCTCAACTATGCAGATAAGAGCCAGAACCCTCTCAAGAGCTACGGCCCTGAGAACATCCGCAAGCTGAAGGCTACTGCTGCCAAGTATGATCCTCAGGGTGTTTTCCAGAAGTTGGTGCCTGGTGGGTTCAAGGTTTCTAACCTTTAACACATGGACACCGTTGTGTGGGAGAGCGTGACAACACTGATGGACGATGGATGGGTGAATGGTCGCTGGGATATACGAGCATACGGGTATTGACTGGATAGGGATGATaattgggggaagggggcttAGCATGGGGGCTTTCAGGAGCGTGTTgtatttttgttttgtttgctttgCATTTGCTTTGTCATAGCTGTTTTGGTTTGCATTCTGAGCATTAGTTTACCTTTACTATTGTAAAATCGAGACGGGCTCGCTGAGTTCTTGATACCCCTCACACCTATCCAATGTCACTTGCATTCCTCCGTATCACATGATGTCTTCCTCTGCGGTTCAAGCTCGGTTGTCGACGAGAAAACCTCTTGTTATGGCCCCACCCGGCTACTTCCCCGAATGAGGATCAACATTTTGAATCCTGCATAATGTTAAAAATCGCTATTGTCTTACATGCATATCTAGTGATCTGCACACAGCCTAGGGCTCAGGTCTGTGCGCCTGAAATCTTTGATACCAAGGCTTGAGAAGGCATCTAGCGCGTCCAAGATAGATGGGTATCTGAGCCGAGGTCGTTAGGAGAAGAGGTGTTGTTAGTTAGACACCAACGACTTTGATGGCTGTAGCACTTTATGAGACCAAGCAGTAGTTTGCCTGCCGGGCATTCAACATGTCAACTGAGAGCCTCTCACATtcgtcgccatcatcgaggCTGTTTGAAGTAGTCAAGGCCAAACAAAGCAACCACTATCTGGTACAAATACGCTTCTGTCCGCCTGTCGCCTTTATCAAAAGCCAGTCTGGAATGCCCTCTGCCGTCACCATGGCAATGCACGGTCCTGTCAACAcagaaaaaggggcaacGAAGGGGGCTACAGTGACAAAagaagggttagggttttCTTCATGAAGCTTCTGAACCTTGAGAACCAAAACTCGGCTTTGCTTCGGGCATCACATCAAATGAGCAGGAA
The sequence above is a segment of the Podospora pseudoanserina strain CBS 124.78 chromosome 5, whole genome shotgun sequence genome. Coding sequences within it:
- a CDS encoding hypothetical protein (COG:S; EggNog:ENOG503P2GD); amino-acid sequence: MAMQLPTVNGVPVIMPPPEGYVVDFENPARNSVTEAYWLFGVGNFLALLFMMQHLYTKAFIRRRFQIEDASLIIAWGCSIALQSMIVRDFMRGIMGTHSWEMPVTKFLLFLRALYLLPILYNPVQCGAKLALLLLYRRLAPQLWYQITVYVVMFIVVGSSFAIMFAAIFPCNPVQSAWDISIPGECINRPALYQATAILGAITDLMVLAVPIPIVVKLHVPLKHKIALIAAFSVGGITSFTSIMRLHALIVSMGDIDQSWGGGPVLLWIFAEANLSVICGTLPTIKPFLNHFVPRLLGSSNARSAYPVNSGLSKSGGPPTFGGGGGGNQSQSQKRDKYQRFDDDIMYPLETVVAIETGDDYASSEPIRKSESGSEKAINPGGIVQTKTATITYQNAHAR
- a CDS encoding hypothetical protein (COG:C; CAZy:AA7; EggNog:ENOG503NVMI), with the translated sequence MHFTHLLLSFCSVASTMAAITPRQIPSKAKCLLDAGLGEAVLVRGDPQYAEREASYWSNSARLSPAAILRPRNTKEVALAVKALAAAKQPFAVRSGGHTNWAGSNNIAGGITIDLGFFNTTTYNAATETADIGPGSRWRDVYSELIKHKRAVAGGREGNVGVAGLLLGGGNTFFTARRGFACDNVVAYEVVLADGRIVTASKTSYPDLFVALKGGSNNFGIVTKFTMTAIPSDKVWGGMAFLPKDIAPQAVDAVVSFTNNVANDPDSNLVAIFTHMPDFKDIVVATLYANMAGVEKPAAYKEWLAFPEIMNTVKNTTIAEMAFEYNIPANLHDIWFTLSFKNDARILNKAVELHVKLVEDLKAFIPEQTFTTQCLFQPLPTVFGKNSVAAGGNIMGVERQKSNGVLFLATAMVQTPEQEKKAYPLVKTWVEEVKKFAATIDGGLQEWTYLNYADKSQNPLKSYGPENIRKLKATAAKYDPQGVFQKLVPGGFKVSNL
- a CDS encoding hypothetical protein (COG:S; EggNog:ENOG503P15N); its protein translation is MAASLAKATAVTMAVAGLGANDVHPGAPFEQALEQFKKGLRPKHRSTFQTTTLPDLLAAIDKIQKEQHSSRRLQAVGRLKPTLEALNQLGKVVETFTNTSEFVAFVWIGSSFVEAFTELFSIYESLGEELPLVQQYEAIFSKDSDMKRVLAYLYKDVLEFHHRALKYFQQPMLKQLFQATWKTYKSRFDDLINGIKRHRELIVYHANLLRIKASLDDRRNIDQQFSQIAGAVNQASLSIKACLDERKVRDQQLKEMADAESNRKLRELQGWLRASNVANDQQEFCKLRGEYPGTGSWLLDNPKFKEWFETPCQLMPPVLWLNGIPGAGKTILASLVIEKAQQLNPPPAVLYFFCKHGDNERDNFVSIARSFLSQLLPYNRDILLPYYHDKYQSSTEAVLDTRSIIEDLLKVSIQNFPHVYIILDGIDECPRKERDIIASWFRELVEDLPQSNPTQTRCLFVSQEDGVARKDFAGVSVIKIRSEDNLRDIEQYSAKWAIDIQKKFELPNTKRESIAKLIVDAAGGMFLLAKLISTNLLHQLDVEELEYELEPGRFPREINAAYSRIIVRIFDHVSESEQHGSRMLLSWLVCAKRSMKWHEIQGVKSIDLETKSVDFRRLRFRVDSKDLCGSLVEIRSDGTVELVHLTAKLEKHVNPARGELQLASLCVNYLNFPIFNDELEPKEKHCLILNGSYAFMDYAIIYWVRHLEASLASLEKDGTDARDISETLEDFIELHYINPATHFPVSQGNAARLRCFEDLDCHDRLQQAVISTRKQLTFYGEMNKAEIALDLVDMVESIRAALERLLLGIQNGDGVAAKLEKHYGSNLFKCPRLSCKFFTNGFATAEQRNQHLGKHQRPFRCAIEGCLSGTTGMASEKELQKHMKESHGGYQSHDEFPDNDEVYRSLQPQLFITNSGNQTGLVVEEPTVAETTTPEAPEAQDPASNNVAWEVIGHQRQQSNKRQKREYICWFCNKVYNRKFNLDSHLLTHSEDRPWKCDLCTKAFARESDLKRHRQGHDEGSHFPCQGCGKKFARRDTLANHHKSKLGKRCLSALNLQNHAEESTPSA